The following is a genomic window from bacterium (Candidatus Blackallbacteria) CG13_big_fil_rev_8_21_14_2_50_49_14.
GGATTATTATGCGCCTGATTTTGAATCCAAAGTGAAACAACTCGATAAAAAAAAGACCTATCTGCTCTACTGTCATTCTGGCCGCCGCAGTGGCAGCACCCTTGAAATCATGAAAACTGCGGGTTTTGAAAAAGTCTATGACCTGGAAGGGGGTTTTACCCAATGGCAGGGTTCAGGGCAAAAAGTCGTTAAGCCTTAGCGGGATAAAGCTCCAGAATCCTGATTTCATGCGATTCAGGAGGCTCCGTGCTAGAATAATAAAAAGACGGAGCGAGCATGCGCAAAGACGAATTCCTTTCACACGAAGAGCTGACTGTGGCGGCCGCAGGTTATCTGCCGCCCTTTTGGGCTGTTCTGCTCTTGTTTAAGCGCTGGCGGCTCAATTATTTCACCCGGTATCACCTGATTCATGCCGCTCTGCTCTCGCTGGCCAATTTGCTGATTCTTCTGCTGACAGGGCTGTTCAGCCTCTTGATGGCCAAGATGACAGGTTTCAGCTTTATTCTGACAATGATTACCGGAAATTTAATTGCGCTTTCGCTTTTGGTCACGGCAGGTTTTATTGCCTATTGCGCACTCAATGCCACGCGGGGTCGCTATACTGTGATTCCTGGCCTGAGCCAGCTTTACTATGCTGTGTTTTCACAGCGCCCCGACAGTTCTCCAGATGCCCTGATCCGGCATCATCAGCAACACCGGGCCTCACGTCAGACTTCATTCCGTAAAACAGAACGCAAGGAGAAACCCTGAACCGTGCCCTTTAAGCAGTTACTGCGCCCCAGTTATATCTTTGACCGTGTTGAAGCGATTGATTTAAAGGCCTGGTGGGCTGCGGGTTTGCGGGGCATGATTCTCGATGTGGACGATACCCTGACCCTGAAAAACAGTGCGGTGGTCGCACCTGCCGTTCAAGCCTGGCTGAAAGAAGCCCGTGAAATCGGGTTTCACTGTTATATTGTTTCAAATAACCGCTACCCTGAACATATTGAAAAGCTTTCTGAAGCGTTGGAAATGAAGGCCTTGGCCCGTGCACGCAAGCCCTTTCCGCCGGGGTTTCAACTGGCCCTTCAGGCCATGCAGCTTGCGCCTGAACAGGTGGTTGTGATTGGCGATCGGCTTTTAACAGATATTCTGGGGGGAAGCTGGATGGGTATGCAAACCTGTCTGGTGGCTCCTGTTACGCCCGAGCCCCGAGGTTTCAAGCGCCTGATTTATGATTTTGAAAATTCCCTGCGGCAGGTAGCCAGCAAAGAGTGAGCTGATACGAAACCTTGATCCAGGTCAAGCTTGGTTTTGTTTCATATCATGCTGATGCAACCCCGTTTCACACTAGAATGTTACAAGAGAACCGGGCCCAGGCCCTTGAATTGAGGTATTCATCATGTCAACTGTACAACTTGCTGTTACAAGTGCAAAAGATCTTATGACCCCCGCGCCTATTTCGGTCAGGGCGTTTGTAACCGTAAAGGAAGCAGCAGCCTTGATGGTCGATATGGGGATTGGGGCCTTGGCGGTTGTAGACGGAGAAAATCACCCCCTGGGTGTGATCAGCCAAACCGATATCGTGCGCTATGACCGCGAAAAAACAGATTATCCTTTTTCTGTTTCTGAGTTTTACGAGCGCGTCGTGCTCGACAGCAGCGACAAAATGCTGGGTGAACTGCATATGGAAAATGTAGACGCCACCCCCGTGACCGATATCATGACCCCCGTGGTCTATTCTGTAACACCGAATATTTCAGCCGGAGACGTGATTCGAAAAATGCTCGAGAAACGGGTTCACCGCCTGTTTGTGGTGGATGATATGGGG
Proteins encoded in this region:
- a CDS encoding YqeG family HAD IIIA-type phosphatase is translated as MPFKQLLRPSYIFDRVEAIDLKAWWAAGLRGMILDVDDTLTLKNSAVVAPAVQAWLKEAREIGFHCYIVSNNRYPEHIEKLSEALEMKALARARKPFPPGFQLALQAMQLAPEQVVVIGDRLLTDILGGSWMGMQTCLVAPVTPEPRGFKRLIYDFENSLRQVASKE